A stretch of DNA from Noviherbaspirillum sedimenti:
CCTGCAGATCATCGATGACCGTGGCGTCAAGGTGACGCTTGCAAAACCGCCACAGCGCATCGTCAGCCTGCTGCCGTCGTTGTCCGAAACTGTCTGTGAACTCAATCATTGTGCGCGTCTGGTTGGCGTCGATCGCTATTCCAACCATCCGGCCTCCCTGCGCGCGCTGCCACAAGTCGGTGGGGGGATGGATCCCAATATCGAGGCCATCGTCGCACTCAAGCCGGACGTCGTGTTGATGTCGATTGCCTCGCGCGCCAGCGAGCGACTCGAAGCCCTGGGTTTGACGGTCGTGGCGCTGGAAACCAAGAGCCATACCGATGTCCGGCGTGTGCTGGACAGGGTAGGGACTTTACTCGGTGTGGACGACGCTCAACGTGTCTGGCGCGTCATCGATGCCGGGGTGTCCGCAGCGGCACAGTCTTTGCCGCCCAAGGCAAAGAACTTGCGTGTCTACTTTGAAGTCAACCGTGCCCCATATGCAGCCGGTGCAAAGTCTTTCATCGGTGAATCATTGCAGCGCCTGGGCGTCCAGAACATCGTGTCTCCCGAACTTGGACCATTCCCCAAGCTTAATCCTGAGTATGTGGTGAAAGCCGACCCGGACCTGATCCTGATCAGCGAGCGCAATTTTGCCGGCATGTTGCAGCGACCGGGCTGGGCTGGCATCCGTGCCGTGCGGGAGAACCGCATCTGTGTTTTTCCAGCCGAATTGGCCGATATCGTGATCCGGCCGGGCCCGCGCATGGCCGAGGGCGCACGCCTCATGGCCCAGTGCATTGCCAGCAAGGGCCTTTCCCAATGAGTGTCACCGTTTTTGAACAACAGCGTCTCGCCAAGCTGTGGATCATGATTTTGATGGCGCTGGCAGCCGCTGGCGTCCTGGTGGGGGCAGGGGTTGGCAGCACAGGTTTCGAGAATGTATTCAATGCCCGGCATGATCCCGTCGCCTGGCAGATCGTCTGGGATATCCGCTTGCCGCGAACGCTGGGCGCCTGGCTTGCTGGCGCTTTGCTTGGCCTATCCGGTGCCCTGGCGCAAGGACTGTTTCGCAATCCGCTTGCCGACCCCTATCTTCTCGGCAGTGCTTCCGGTGCATCGCTGGGCGTGGCGGTGGCGCTGGCCCTGTTCGGCGTTTCTCCGCTGGCGACGCACTGGCTGATCCGGCTGGGGTTGACCGGTGCGGCTTTTATCGGTGCCGCGGGGGCCGTGCTGCTGACCTTGCTGCTGGCGCGCGGCGTCCAGCATACCTTGCGACTGCTGCTGGCCGGTGTGATCGTCGGCGTGGTTCTGGGGGCCCTGAGTTCACTCACGATGTTGCTGGTGCCCGAAGTGCTGCAGGCCATGCAAGCCTTTTTGCTGGGCAGTACCGGCTACGTGGGCTGGAGTGCGACATTCCTGATGGCAGGCATTTGGGCGGTCTGCATGTTGTTGTCATGGAGCCTCAGCCGGGTCCTCGATGGCCTGACGCTTGGCGAGGCGACTGCGGCCAGTCTCGGCCTGAGACTGGCGCCACTGCGGGCGACATTGATTGCCGTGCTCGCCCTGGCGATCGGCACGGCCGTCGCGCAGACCGGGCTCATTGCCTTTGTGGGATTGGCCGCGCCGCATCTGGTGCGGTCACTGGTCAAGACTACGCACAATCGATTGATCTTGCTCTCAAGTCTCATGGGGGCGGTGTTGCTGATGGCGGCAGATTTGCTGGCGCGCTGGCTGATCGCGCCGATGGAACTGCCGGTGGGCGTCCTGACGGCGGTGCTCGGCGGTGGTTATCTGCTGTGGTTGATGCATGCCCAGAACCGGAGTAACAGTACAGTATGGAAACGATAGCGATCAGCGCGCGGGCGATCCGCGCCCGCCTCGGCAATCAGGAGGTCTTGCATGGCATTGACCTGATGCTCCCCGCTGGCCGCTGGACCAGCATCATCGGCCCCAATGGCGCCGGCAAGTCGACCCTGCTCAAGGTACTGGCGGGTCTGATGCCGCATGCAGGGCAGCTTGTGTTGCCCGGCCACCCGCCGGGACAGATGAGCGCGCGTAAAAAAGCCCAGCATCTGTCCTGGCTTGGGCAGAATGAAAGCGGGGCGGATGACCTGACGGCCTACGACGTCACCATGCTGGGCCGCCTGCCACACCAGCCCTGGCTGGCGCCGCCAGGTGAAGCCGACCATGCTGCGGTTATCGAGGCGCTGCGCGCTACCCAGGCCTGGGACTGGCGTGACCGGACGCTGGGCCAGCTTTCAGGCGGCGAGCGTCAACGCGTGCTGCTCGCCCGTGCCCTGGCAGTGCAGGCGGAGGTACTGTTGATGGATGAGCCCTTGGCCAATCTTGACCCGCCTCATCAAGTGGATTGGCTGTTGCTCGTGCGCGATCTGGTCAAGCAGGGCAAGTCCGTGGTCAGTGTGTTGCATGAAATTTCGCTGGCGCTGCATGCCGACGAAATGGTCGTCATGGCAGCTGGGCGGGTCATGCACCATGGTCCATGCAACGATCCCGCCACGCACCAGGCAATCGAGCAAGTTTTTGAAAACCGCATCCATATCCAGCGTGCCGGCGAGCAGTGGATATCGCTTCCCAAAATCCAATACTGAAGACGTCAATGCAGATTGAAACCCCACCCAGCAAAAAGCCTTACGAAAAGCCCGAAGGCGAACGTCGCGGCCTGGTTATCGTCAATACCGGCGATGGCAAAGGCAAGAGCACGGCGGCGTTTGGCCTGGCCTTGCGTGCCCATGGCCGTGGCAAGGCCGTCAAGATCTACCAGTTCATGAAAGTGCCGACGGCACGTTTCGGCGAGCACCGCATGTTCGAGCAACTCGGCCTTCCGATCGAAGGTTTGGGCGACGGCTTCAGCTGGAAGAGCCAGGACCTGGAGCACTCGGCCCAACTCGCGCGGGACGGCTGGGAACGCGCCAAAGCCAGCATTCTGGGGGGCGAATACTTCATGGTGACGCTCGACGAAGTGACCTACCCGCTGATTTACGGCTGGCTGCCGCTTGAGGATGTGTTGCAGACCTTGCGAAATCGCCCCAAAGATACCCATGTGGTATTGACCGGCCGCCGCTGCCCCCCTGAAATCATCGCGCTGGCAGACACGGTGACCGAGATGACCAAGATAAAGCATGCCTTCAATGCTGGTGTGCCAGCGCAGCGTGGCATCGAAGACTGAAGGGCGCGGCTGCATGAATTCGAATGCCAAAGATTTGATAGCGGCCACGCCCTTCTCGGCAGATGAAGCGGCCGCTGTTTACCGCGCCATTTACGAACGTCGTGACATGCGTCATTTTGCCGGCGGCGAAGTCGCGCCCGAGACATTGTGCCGCCTGATCCGGGCTGCGCACCATGCGCCCAGTGTCGGCTTCATGCAGCCCTGGCGTTTCATTCGAATCAGCGATCGCACACTGCGCCAGCAGTTGCACGACGTGGTCGAGTCGGAGCGCGTGCTGACCGCGCATGCGCTGGGGGAGCGCGAGGATGAATTCATGCGCCTGAAGGTCGAGGGGCTGCTCGAGGCGGCGGAACTGTTGGCGGTGGTGCTGGCCGACGGGCGCGACAAGCATGTATTTGGCCGTCGCACCATGCCGCACATGGATCTGGCATCAGCCAGTTGTGCCATTCAAAACCTTTGGCTGGCTGCCCGTGCCGAGGGGCTGGGTATGGGCTGGGTGTCGTTATTCGAGCCCAAGGCGGTAGCCGGCCTGCTGAGATTGCCCGCGGAGGCCGAACCCATTGCCTTGCTCTGTCTTGGCCCGGTAAAAAGCTACTATGCCGAGCCGATGCTGCAACAGATGGGGTGGGCACAGCGTGAAAGATTATCCGAACTGGTTTTCGATAACGGCTGGGGCAATGCCAGTCATCTGTTCACCAAGGATGTGTCGGAATGACGCCGTGGCTGGACCTGTTCTTGCCGCAGGTGTCGATTGCAGGCATTGCAGTATTTCTGGCAATTGTCATCGATGTTTTTTTTGGCGAGCCGCGCGCGCGCTTGCATCCGGTGGTGTGGATGGGACGCTACCTTGACTGGGCTGGCAAGCGCATTGCGCCAGCCGCGAACACGCCGTATACCGAGCGCAGCAAGCAGGTTTTTTGGTGGGGCGCATGGGCCTGGATTGCCGGGGCGCTGGTCGTCATTGCCGCGGCATGTTTTCTGCAATGGACATTGGCGCAATTCCCCTGGTGGATTACCTGCCTGGGATTGGGCATTTTGCTTAAACCCCTGATGGCATGGAACATGTTGCAACGCGAGGTGAGTGCAGTTGAGGATGCATTGGGTGAATCGTTGGCTGCCGGCCGCGAACGGCTTTCATGGCTTTGCAGCCGGGATGTGCGCCAATTAAGCGCCACCGAGGTGCGCGAGTCCGCGATCGAGTCATTGGCGGAAAATCTCAACGATTCGGTGGTGGCGCCGCTGTTCTGGTTCATGCTGCTTGGCCTGCCAGGGGCTGCACTATATCGTTTTGCCAATACGGCAGATGCGATGTGGGGTTATATCGGGCCACGTTCTGGCCGTGACTGGACTTGGGCCGGCAAATGGGCGGCACATGCCGACGACATTTTGTCGTGGATTCCGGCTCGGCTGACGGCATTGCTGTTGGCCGTGACGACGGGTGGCCTGTCGTTTTCAATTTTGCGTGTGGAAGCCTTGCGCACGCCGTCGCCCAACGGCGGCTGGCCGATGGCAGCCATGGCCCTGGCCCTGGATATCCGATTGGGCAAGCCTGGCGTTTATAGCCTGCATCCGCAGGGTCGCAGGCCGCAATCGGAAGATACAAAAAATGCTGTGCTGGTTTCAAGGCGCGTAGTGATTGCCGTGACCGTTCTTGGAATCGTGCTGTCAGGAGTCTGGAGAATCGTTACATGAAACGCGAACATGGCGGTCCCGATGCGCAAGGCGTGCCGGTCTGGGATTTCTCAAGCAATGCCAATGCCTGCGGCCCCTGCCCGCAGGTTCTTGATGCTGTTCAACGGGCTGACGCCCGAC
This window harbors:
- a CDS encoding FecCD family ABC transporter permease — encoded protein: MSVTVFEQQRLAKLWIMILMALAAAGVLVGAGVGSTGFENVFNARHDPVAWQIVWDIRLPRTLGAWLAGALLGLSGALAQGLFRNPLADPYLLGSASGASLGVAVALALFGVSPLATHWLIRLGLTGAAFIGAAGAVLLTLLLARGVQHTLRLLLAGVIVGVVLGALSSLTMLLVPEVLQAMQAFLLGSTGYVGWSATFLMAGIWAVCMLLSWSLSRVLDGLTLGEATAASLGLRLAPLRATLIAVLALAIGTAVAQTGLIAFVGLAAPHLVRSLVKTTHNRLILLSSLMGAVLLMAADLLARWLIAPMELPVGVLTAVLGGGYLLWLMHAQNRSNSTVWKR
- the cobO gene encoding cob(I)yrinic acid a,c-diamide adenosyltransferase; this encodes MQIETPPSKKPYEKPEGERRGLVIVNTGDGKGKSTAAFGLALRAHGRGKAVKIYQFMKVPTARFGEHRMFEQLGLPIEGLGDGFSWKSQDLEHSAQLARDGWERAKASILGGEYFMVTLDEVTYPLIYGWLPLEDVLQTLRNRPKDTHVVLTGRRCPPEIIALADTVTEMTKIKHAFNAGVPAQRGIED
- the cbiB gene encoding adenosylcobinamide-phosphate synthase CbiB, with product MTPWLDLFLPQVSIAGIAVFLAIVIDVFFGEPRARLHPVVWMGRYLDWAGKRIAPAANTPYTERSKQVFWWGAWAWIAGALVVIAAACFLQWTLAQFPWWITCLGLGILLKPLMAWNMLQREVSAVEDALGESLAAGRERLSWLCSRDVRQLSATEVRESAIESLAENLNDSVVAPLFWFMLLGLPGAALYRFANTADAMWGYIGPRSGRDWTWAGKWAAHADDILSWIPARLTALLLAVTTGGLSFSILRVEALRTPSPNGGWPMAAMALALDIRLGKPGVYSLHPQGRRPQSEDTKNAVLVSRRVVIAVTVLGIVLSGVWRIVT
- a CDS encoding ABC transporter substrate-binding protein → MNRLFLALMLLIFWLPSHALQIIDDRGVKVTLAKPPQRIVSLLPSLSETVCELNHCARLVGVDRYSNHPASLRALPQVGGGMDPNIEAIVALKPDVVLMSIASRASERLEALGLTVVALETKSHTDVRRVLDRVGTLLGVDDAQRVWRVIDAGVSAAAQSLPPKAKNLRVYFEVNRAPYAAGAKSFIGESLQRLGVQNIVSPELGPFPKLNPEYVVKADPDLILISERNFAGMLQRPGWAGIRAVRENRICVFPAELADIVIRPGPRMAEGARLMAQCIASKGLSQ
- the bluB gene encoding 5,6-dimethylbenzimidazole synthase → MNSNAKDLIAATPFSADEAAAVYRAIYERRDMRHFAGGEVAPETLCRLIRAAHHAPSVGFMQPWRFIRISDRTLRQQLHDVVESERVLTAHALGEREDEFMRLKVEGLLEAAELLAVVLADGRDKHVFGRRTMPHMDLASASCAIQNLWLAARAEGLGMGWVSLFEPKAVAGLLRLPAEAEPIALLCLGPVKSYYAEPMLQQMGWAQRERLSELVFDNGWGNASHLFTKDVSE
- a CDS encoding ABC transporter ATP-binding protein, which codes for METIAISARAIRARLGNQEVLHGIDLMLPAGRWTSIIGPNGAGKSTLLKVLAGLMPHAGQLVLPGHPPGQMSARKKAQHLSWLGQNESGADDLTAYDVTMLGRLPHQPWLAPPGEADHAAVIEALRATQAWDWRDRTLGQLSGGERQRVLLARALAVQAEVLLMDEPLANLDPPHQVDWLLLVRDLVKQGKSVVSVLHEISLALHADEMVVMAAGRVMHHGPCNDPATHQAIEQVFENRIHIQRAGEQWISLPKIQY